A portion of the Periophthalmus magnuspinnatus isolate fPerMag1 chromosome 2, fPerMag1.2.pri, whole genome shotgun sequence genome contains these proteins:
- the LOC117385133 gene encoding protein boule-like yields the protein MDVNGETSVTSSGTSPVHSNYPTPEVSPSEHHSSSSDTLDHASPRQGTIIPNRIFVAGLDHKVSESYLWHIFSEYGTVTNVNIVNNRSRLTKRYGFVTFEDPEDARKLLLDVNGVYCKEKRLCIRPAFHKQHDSGNYQRPMFSMEPMPMPSGTVYLTTSGFPYTFHNGVAYFHSPRAGPNPHLWTPEIHSWFSSNFLQLNSSKTEVLLVGTPSTISKSNSFSISIHDSTVLPSPQQPAPVTVPQPWQPLYHQPTYHHQPWYSQNHYQWNNAESVGSGPVMYAQHDYLHHVPNGVSVPQPLMDNSNAENHTYTYTSFAVPPLPPAVAYSYIRNQSDQGNQSPQTGGS from the exons ATGGATGTGAACGGAGAAACATCA GTAACTTCTAGCGGCACGTCTCCAGTCCACAGCAACTATCCCACTCCTGAAGTGTCCCCCTCAGAGCACCACAGTAGCAGCTCAGACACCTTGGACCACGCCAGCCCTCGACAAGGCACCATCATCCCCAACCGCATCTTTGTTGCAGGCTTGGACCACAAA GTATCTGAGAGTTACCTGTGGCACATCTTCTCTGAGTACGGGACAGTCACCAATGTCAACATTGTGAATAACCGCTCCAGACTCACTAAACG TTATGGATTTGTGACATTTGAAGACCCAGAAGATGCCAGAAAACttctccttgat gtgaatggagtttattGTAAAGAGAAGAGACTCTGCATTCGTCCGGCCTTTCATAAACAGCACGACTCAGGAA ATTACCAAAGGCCCATGTTTAGTATGGAACCTATGCCAATGCCTTCTGGGACGGTATACCTGACCACCTCTGGTTTCCCCTACACTTTTCACAATGGAGTGGCCTATTTCCACAGCCCACGGGCCGGCCCCAACCCACACCTCTGGACCCCT GAAATTCATTCCTGGTTCTCCTCCAACTTCCTCCAACTTAACAGTTCTAAAACCGAAGTCCTCCTAGTAGGCACCCCCTCTACTATCTCCAAATCCAACagcttctccatctccatccatgATTCCACTGTCCTTCCTTCCCCTCAg cAGCCAGCCCCTGTGACAGTCCCTCAGCCCTGGCAACCTCTCTATCACCAACCAACCTACCACCACCAG CCGTGGTACTCCCAAAACCATTACCAGTGGAACAATGCTGAA TCTGTTGGCTCTGGTCCAGTGATGTACGCTCAGCATGATTACCTCCACCACGTCCCAAATGGAGTTTCAGTCCCTCAGCCCCTCATGGACAACTCCAACGCAGAG AATCACACGTACACGTACACGTCCTTCGcagtccctcctcttcctcctgcagTGGCCTACTCTTACATCAGAAACCAGTCTGACCAGGGGAACCAGAGCCCCCAGACTGGAGGCTCCTAA